A genomic segment from Bos mutus isolate GX-2022 chromosome 14, NWIPB_WYAK_1.1, whole genome shotgun sequence encodes:
- the FABP12 gene encoding fatty acid-binding protein 12: MVDLFQGTWKSISCENFEAYMKELGIGRASRKLGCLAKPTVTIMTKEDLIIIKTKSIFKNNDISFKLGEEFEETTPGGHKTKSTVILDDDSLVQVQDWDGKEITIRRKLVDEKMVVESVVNNVTCTRTYERVQTNPVSNS; this comes from the exons ATGGTTGATCTGTTCCAGGGAACATGGAAATCCATTTCTTGTGAAAATTTTGAAGCATATATGAAAGAACTGG GAATAGGAAGAGCCAGCAGGAAACTAGGCTGTCTGGCAAAGCCCACTGTGACCATCATGACAAAGGAAGATCTGATCATTATAAAAACCAaaagcatctttaaaaataatgacatctCCTTTAAACTGGGAGAAGAATTTGAGGAAACCACACCAGGTGGCCATAAAACCAAG AGTACGGTAATCTTAGATGATGACTCCTTGGTTCAGGTTCAGGACTGGGATGGCAAAGAGATCACCATAAGGAGGAAGCTGGTGGATGAGAAAATGGTCGTG GAAAGTGTGGTGAACAATGTTACCTGCACACGAACATATGAGAGAGTACAAACAAACCCAGTCTCAAACTCTTAG